The following proteins come from a genomic window of Halorussus halophilus:
- the tatC gene encoding twin-arginine translocase subunit TatC, which translates to MADESEATASNISPANETPESLRDPEPATPEDPIQDEEMPLADHIEEMIKRLAVVVVVAGGITAIALPFSEEIINFLWYQVIPLEQLGQEARPKIYHPLALVLTKLKVASLAGVIVALPFFVYQTYLFMRPGLYPNERKYYLAAVPTSLVLAFIGVSFAYFLVLPAIFTYFVYYTKDVAILAFGLTKTFNLILMLMGYLAVVFQIPLFIMLAIMMGLTTRQWLADRRLLFWGAFLGISFLFTPDPTGMAPIIVTITMVALFESTLFLLKWTGN; encoded by the coding sequence GGGACCCCGAGCCAGCGACGCCGGAGGACCCGATTCAGGACGAGGAGATGCCGTTGGCCGACCACATCGAGGAGATGATCAAGCGGCTGGCAGTGGTCGTCGTCGTAGCGGGAGGCATCACCGCGATTGCCCTGCCGTTCTCCGAGGAGATTATCAACTTCCTGTGGTACCAAGTCATCCCGCTCGAACAACTCGGGCAGGAGGCTCGACCGAAAATCTACCACCCGCTCGCGCTCGTGCTGACGAAGCTAAAGGTTGCGAGCCTCGCGGGCGTCATCGTCGCGCTTCCGTTCTTCGTCTATCAGACGTATCTGTTCATGCGTCCGGGACTGTACCCCAACGAGCGTAAATACTACCTCGCGGCGGTCCCGACGAGTCTCGTCCTCGCGTTCATCGGCGTGAGCTTCGCGTACTTCCTCGTCCTTCCGGCGATTTTCACGTACTTCGTCTACTACACGAAAGACGTGGCCATCCTCGCGTTCGGCCTGACGAAGACGTTCAACCTCATCTTGATGCTGATGGGCTACCTCGCCGTCGTCTTCCAGATTCCGCTGTTCATCATGCTCGCCATCATGATGGGACTGACCACCCGTCAGTGGCTCGCGGACAGACGACTCCTGTTCTGGGGCGCGTTCTTGGGCATCTCGTTCCTCTTCACGCCCGACCCGACCGGGATGGCACCCATCATCGTCACGATTACGATGGTCGCCCTGTTCGAGAGTACCCTGTTCCTACTGAAGTGGAC